One genomic window of Candidatus Kuenenia stuttgartiensis includes the following:
- a CDS encoding carboxypeptidase regulatory-like domain-containing protein: MLHALFCDKLTLGGSASDSTSGVSSVVWSNSSTGSSGTASGTTSWSVSNINLSEGSNSIMVTATDNAGNTATDSITVTYSEPQPTPSPIPIINPPTVETDSATNVSTGSATLNGTVNANNSSTIVWFEYGTTNGVYSFLSSTQSVNGTADTSISISISGLSEGTMYYYRIAGQNSAGTSYGDEKNFTTESSCIDDFEPNDDFDVAYGPLESGKSYEGKLCSSSDRDYFKFELKNPDVQLMLTVPTDNDYDLYLYDSSKSEISNSANPKGTETISHNDLEAGMYYIQVSGYSGSYNTEDVYVLVGTWTAATSTTPVPTPAELGTIFGSVVDTDGKPVANATVFTDKGGYSAKNGSNGIYQLNDVAEGSYLLTALAEGYGSVSQTVTVKAGETTQADFTLLRAITPPTPVPSLSPSFSPVPSTTPTPSTLTGKIFGYVMDEIDNPVKKAKVRCKGKNTKVKANATTTKQGYFEFNNLSADSYKITAKKKGFNKSKYNVNLEEGEEKEIEIVLEEK, encoded by the coding sequence TTGCTTCATGCCTTATTTTGTGATAAACTCACGCTAGGCGGAAGCGCATCTGACAGCACCAGCGGGGTAAGCAGCGTTGTATGGTCAAATAGCTCTACAGGCAGCAGCGGAACTGCAAGCGGCACAACAAGCTGGTCTGTTTCAAATATAAATCTTTCTGAAGGGAGCAACTCCATAATGGTAACGGCAACTGATAATGCGGGAAATACGGCAACGGATTCAATTACTGTTACCTATTCCGAACCGCAACCCACTCCTTCGCCAATACCTATAATAAATCCTCCAACAGTGGAAACTGATTCGGCAACAAATGTTTCAACCGGCTCTGCCACATTAAACGGTACGGTAAACGCCAATAACTCATCTACTATCGTATGGTTTGAATACGGAACAACAAATGGTGTTTATTCCTTTTTGTCATCAACACAATCCGTTAACGGTACGGCTGATACGTCAATAAGCATTAGCATCAGCGGCCTGTCAGAAGGCACAATGTATTATTATCGTATTGCAGGACAAAACAGCGCAGGTACCAGCTATGGAGATGAAAAGAATTTTACGACTGAATCGTCCTGCATTGATGATTTCGAACCTAATGATGACTTCGACGTGGCATACGGACCCTTGGAGTCGGGGAAAAGTTATGAGGGGAAATTGTGCAGTTCTTCAGACAGGGATTATTTTAAGTTTGAGTTGAAAAATCCAGATGTACAGTTGATGCTTACTGTGCCAACTGATAATGATTATGACCTTTACCTGTATGATTCCTCGAAAAGTGAAATAAGCAACTCCGCAAATCCTAAAGGCACGGAAACGATTTCACACAACGACCTCGAAGCCGGTATGTATTATATACAGGTATCAGGTTACAGTGGATCATATAATACGGAAGATGTATATGTCCTTGTTGGTACATGGACGGCTGCAACAAGCACGACACCTGTACCAACCCCCGCCGAATTAGGCACTATATTTGGAAGTGTGGTTGATACGGATGGAAAGCCTGTTGCAAATGCAACTGTATTTACTGATAAAGGTGGATATTCGGCAAAAAACGGTTCTAATGGCATCTATCAATTGAACGATGTTGCGGAAGGGAGCTATTTACTGACCGCACTGGCGGAAGGCTACGGGTCAGTATCGCAGACAGTAACAGTTAAGGCAGGAGAAACAACGCAAGCTGATTTTACACTATTACGTGCGATAACACCTCCAACGCCTGTTCCTTCGCTTTCACCTTCATTTAGCCCGGTACCATCAACAACACCCACGCCGAGTACCTTAACAGGCAAAATATTCGGGTATGTTATGGATGAAATAGATAACCCTGTCAAAAAAGCAAAAGTAAGATGTAAGGGGAAAAACACAAAAGTAAAAGCAAATGCGACTACAACCAAGCAGGGCTATTTTGAATTTAACAATCTTAGCGCAGATTCTTACAAAATTACCGCTAAGAAAAAGGGTTTTAATAAATCAAAATATAACGTGAATCTTGAAGAAGGAGAGGAAAAGGAAATTGAGATTGTGCTGGAAGAAAAGTGA
- a CDS encoding DUF3320 domain-containing protein, whose amino-acid sequence MTKEVSQRLESGRKELLDLSMRNPLLNQRKRAKQVEVSDELSNEIYRILVTQGKEMSFEALPESKLAQIVETNENEENQKNHDEDINSTDLLAQPEESLAEGMLASRHTDRKLQTILSSEKLQTRVLSIHNDAKTYIEEQGVNILYLALGFLYWYESDSVKEPRRAPLILVPVELKRISAQDRFFLLYTGEEIGDNLSLIEKLKTEFSVNLPEIGDTDDLNPNSYFSEVCKVINANSRWKVEANEITLGFFSFGKFLMYKDLDANAWSKETAPCDHKILSTLLDDGFREADSSYDEGTHIDEIVSPSEVHLIKDADSTQMLAILDVNAGRNMVIQGPPGTGKSQTITNIIAECIGNGKKVLFVSEKMAALEVVKRRLDDVGLGDAVLELHSHKTNKKKVLEELNRTLHQKQPLVKNTKDDIEALTQLRDKLNTYCNAVNKPIGNTKISFVKALGGALQITEGMQTTSLFNFAPMVEWPESNYKNARMLVEELDRYLEEAGPPARNCFKDSRLDESLPSQRQYIENILKEAYTLTKELIGKTTVLAESVKLKIPENIQELDMLIRTSKRIIESPFLDGIKIDSGKWKEHKDEIVQLIDAGCRLKELHKLYDEYLIDDAWEQDLSEVLQNYIKRGKKWWSFLSGNFRRSKARLQRLSRKQLPKNSTKIIEIIEAVLESQKFCKIYSNYESLGKTLFGIQWKGKESDWDTLEKLFKWIVALYQDIDNNVIPTIIINVIYEPNLAIRLKEQLSNVEPLIQKHNEALFAVSVNLKLQNEDTDKSYWDISMNSMKCFFEEWQSRFDDLYNIVRYNQISNNMKDHGLSFIIEVTKEWDKGRGSLVRAFDYCWYNGLVEKAYSENPSIKLFDRVQHEHILNNFSRLDHLLFEYNKARLMLSHWETLPSLSGGGQLQIISREIHKKRRHMPIRELVNQAGQAIQAIKPVFMMSPMSIAMYIPPSVLEFDLVIFDEASQVKPVDAFGAILRSKQAVIVGDDKQLPPTSFFNSLQNSDDEEDFDNLGDMESILSLFLAKGAPERMLRWHYRSRHESLIAVSNNEFYDNRLVVFPSPGINSNARGLRLRHFPKTAYDRGKTCTNQEEAQIVAQAVLEHAKTYPDHSLGVVAFSVAQRDIIELQLERLRRINSKCESFFNENKTEPFFIKNLENVQGDERDVIFVSIGYGKTAEGYMTMSFGPLNREGGERRLNVLISRARLAMDVFSNFIASDIDLNRSNARGVVSLKKFLNYAETGNLDQPYLTDKEPDSIFEETVIKALIQRGIAVEPQVGTAGFFIDIGVKDPRNPGRFILGIECDGATYHSSRSARDRDRLRQEVLEGLGWKLYRIWSTDWYRNPKSELERVVIAIKQAREQSQKTLETHKISRDVRIHVERGEISRQKEIIDQKSIPYTITKLNVILSEKELHELSPEYLLDYVKEVVEKESPVHKDEVIRRITEGAGLRKAGKRIQQVVNKSIHFGIQQQCIIERQNFLWSPDMEIPQVRNRTYLENASKKIEWVAPEEVSQAILTSVETSFSLHTDEAIQNAAKMLGFQRVTENSKTIFNKQISLLLEQGWLLENNRVLSIGKNI is encoded by the coding sequence ATGACAAAAGAAGTATCTCAACGATTAGAATCCGGCAGAAAAGAGTTGCTGGACCTTAGTATGCGCAATCCATTGCTAAATCAACGTAAACGTGCCAAGCAAGTGGAGGTTTCGGATGAACTTTCCAATGAGATATACCGTATATTGGTAACGCAAGGTAAGGAAATGAGCTTTGAAGCATTGCCAGAATCAAAACTTGCACAAATAGTGGAGACAAATGAAAACGAAGAAAACCAAAAAAACCATGACGAGGATATCAATTCGACAGATTTACTTGCACAACCTGAAGAGTCTCTTGCAGAAGGAATGCTGGCGTCTCGCCATACAGATAGAAAGCTACAAACTATTCTTTCATCGGAGAAGTTGCAAACAAGAGTACTATCTATTCATAACGATGCCAAAACATACATAGAGGAACAGGGTGTAAATATACTTTATTTGGCATTAGGTTTCCTCTATTGGTATGAATCAGATAGCGTCAAAGAACCCAGGCGTGCTCCATTAATTCTTGTACCTGTTGAATTGAAACGTATAAGCGCACAGGATCGTTTTTTTCTTCTTTATACAGGAGAAGAAATAGGAGATAACCTTTCACTCATAGAAAAACTCAAAACAGAATTCAGTGTTAACTTGCCAGAAATCGGAGATACGGATGATTTGAACCCGAACTCCTATTTTTCCGAAGTTTGCAAGGTAATTAATGCAAATTCTCGCTGGAAGGTGGAAGCTAATGAGATTACATTGGGATTTTTCTCTTTTGGAAAATTTCTAATGTATAAAGATTTGGATGCTAACGCCTGGAGCAAAGAAACAGCCCCTTGTGACCATAAAATACTTTCTACATTATTAGATGATGGTTTTAGGGAAGCAGACAGTTCATATGACGAAGGAACACATATTGATGAAATTGTTTCACCCTCTGAAGTACACCTGATTAAGGATGCTGATAGTACTCAGATGCTGGCTATCTTGGACGTAAATGCCGGTCGCAATATGGTAATTCAGGGTCCACCTGGCACTGGTAAATCTCAAACCATTACTAATATAATTGCAGAATGCATTGGAAACGGAAAGAAAGTTTTATTTGTATCAGAAAAGATGGCTGCGCTGGAGGTTGTTAAACGTAGGTTAGACGATGTTGGATTGGGAGACGCTGTATTAGAGCTGCACAGTCACAAGACCAACAAAAAGAAGGTGTTGGAAGAATTAAACCGCACCTTGCATCAGAAACAACCACTTGTAAAAAATACAAAAGATGACATTGAGGCTTTAACACAACTGCGTGACAAATTAAACACATATTGCAATGCTGTAAACAAGCCCATAGGAAATACAAAAATAAGTTTTGTAAAGGCGCTTGGCGGTGCTTTACAAATTACTGAAGGTATGCAAACAACTTCACTATTTAATTTTGCACCAATGGTTGAGTGGCCGGAATCCAACTATAAAAATGCGCGGATGCTCGTTGAAGAACTGGACCGATATTTAGAGGAAGCTGGTCCACCGGCACGAAATTGTTTCAAAGATAGTCGGTTGGATGAATCCCTACCTTCTCAACGCCAATACATAGAAAATATTTTGAAAGAAGCTTATACACTAACAAAAGAGTTAATAGGTAAAACTACTGTACTTGCAGAATCTGTGAAATTAAAAATTCCGGAAAATATTCAGGAATTGGATATGCTTATCCGTACCTCTAAACGAATTATTGAATCACCGTTTCTTGATGGTATTAAAATAGATTCCGGAAAATGGAAGGAACACAAAGACGAAATTGTTCAACTGATTGATGCCGGGTGCCGCCTCAAAGAATTGCATAAATTGTATGATGAATATCTGATCGATGACGCATGGGAACAAGACCTCTCTGAAGTCCTTCAAAATTATATTAAAAGAGGTAAAAAATGGTGGAGTTTTCTTTCTGGCAATTTTAGGCGATCTAAAGCTCGTTTACAGAGATTAAGTCGTAAGCAATTGCCTAAAAATTCAACCAAAATTATCGAAATAATAGAAGCCGTGCTGGAGAGTCAGAAGTTCTGTAAAATCTACAGCAACTATGAATCATTAGGCAAAACATTATTTGGAATTCAATGGAAAGGCAAGGAATCCGATTGGGATACGTTAGAAAAACTCTTCAAATGGATCGTGGCTCTTTATCAAGACATCGACAATAATGTTATACCGACAATAATTATTAACGTTATTTACGAACCAAATCTTGCTATTAGACTTAAGGAACAATTAAGTAATGTAGAGCCGTTGATACAAAAACATAATGAAGCCTTGTTTGCTGTTTCTGTTAACTTGAAATTGCAAAATGAAGATACCGATAAGAGTTATTGGGATATTTCGATGAATTCCATGAAATGCTTTTTTGAAGAATGGCAGAGTCGTTTTGATGATTTATATAATATTGTTCGCTACAATCAGATTTCTAATAATATGAAAGACCATGGTTTGTCTTTTATCATTGAGGTTACAAAAGAGTGGGATAAGGGCAGAGGATCGCTCGTCAGGGCATTTGATTACTGTTGGTATAATGGGCTTGTAGAAAAGGCTTATTCGGAAAATCCTTCGATAAAGTTGTTTGATAGAGTTCAGCATGAACACATCCTCAATAATTTTTCACGTCTTGATCATTTACTTTTTGAATACAATAAAGCCAGATTAATGTTGTCTCATTGGGAGACACTGCCAAGTTTGAGTGGAGGCGGGCAACTGCAAATTATTAGCAGAGAGATTCATAAAAAGAGACGCCATATGCCAATTCGCGAATTGGTTAATCAAGCAGGGCAAGCCATACAGGCAATTAAACCAGTATTTATGATGAGTCCAATGTCTATCGCTATGTATATTCCTCCTTCAGTATTGGAGTTTGATCTTGTAATATTTGACGAAGCCAGCCAAGTTAAACCTGTGGATGCTTTTGGCGCAATATTACGGAGTAAGCAGGCAGTTATTGTTGGGGATGACAAACAACTTCCTCCTACAAGTTTTTTTAATAGCTTGCAAAACTCTGATGATGAAGAAGACTTTGACAATCTTGGGGATATGGAAAGTATTCTAAGTCTATTTTTGGCAAAAGGTGCGCCGGAACGTATGCTAAGGTGGCATTATCGCAGCCGTCATGAGTCACTAATTGCAGTGTCTAATAACGAGTTTTACGACAATCGTTTGGTTGTATTTCCCAGTCCAGGCATTAATTCTAATGCAAGAGGACTCAGATTAAGACATTTTCCAAAGACTGCTTATGACAGAGGAAAGACTTGTACTAATCAAGAAGAAGCACAGATTGTGGCACAAGCAGTTTTGGAACATGCAAAAACGTATCCGGATCATTCACTTGGAGTGGTTGCCTTTAGCGTAGCCCAACGAGATATCATTGAATTGCAACTTGAACGGTTAAGGCGAATAAATTCAAAATGTGAATCCTTTTTCAATGAAAACAAAACAGAACCTTTTTTTATAAAAAATCTTGAAAATGTTCAAGGAGACGAGCGTGATGTAATTTTTGTCAGTATTGGATATGGAAAAACTGCTGAAGGTTATATGACCATGAGTTTTGGCCCATTAAACCGCGAGGGAGGAGAAAGGCGATTAAATGTACTTATTTCAAGAGCAAGGCTTGCTATGGACGTATTTTCAAATTTTATTGCGAGTGATATAGATCTAAACCGATCTAATGCCCGGGGTGTTGTATCATTAAAAAAGTTTCTTAACTATGCAGAAACAGGGAATCTTGATCAACCATACTTAACGGACAAGGAGCCTGATTCTATTTTTGAGGAAACAGTTATTAAAGCGCTTATACAACGTGGAATAGCAGTAGAGCCACAGGTTGGCACTGCTGGATTTTTTATAGATATTGGTGTAAAAGACCCTAGAAATCCAGGACGGTTTATTCTTGGGATAGAATGTGACGGAGCAACTTATCACAGTTCCCGATCTGCCAGGGATAGAGACAGGCTGAGACAGGAAGTCTTGGAAGGATTAGGCTGGAAACTATACAGAATATGGAGTACCGACTGGTATCGGAATCCGAAATCTGAATTGGAAAGGGTAGTAATTGCAATCAAACAGGCAAGGGAACAATCTCAGAAAACGTTGGAAACTCATAAAATATCAAGGGATGTAAGGATACATGTTGAACGTGGAGAAATCAGCAGACAAAAAGAAATTATAGATCAAAAATCAATCCCTTATACTATAACAAAATTAAATGTAATTCTTTCCGAAAAAGAACTGCATGAATTATCACCAGAATATCTTTTGGATTATGTGAAGGAGGTTGTGGAGAAAGAATCTCCAGTCCATAAAGATGAGGTTATACGCAGGATCACGGAAGGCGCAGGTTTGAGAAAAGCCGGAAAACGAATACAACAGGTAGTAAACAAATCTATACATTTCGGGATACAACAACAATGCATTATAGAACGGCAAAATTTTTTGTGGTCGCCAGATATGGAAATTCCTCAAGTGAGAAATCGTACATATTTAGAAAATGCTTCGAAAAAAATTGAATGGGTCGCTCCTGAAGAAGTTTCACAAGCAATCCTAACATCTGTGGAAACCTCTTTTTCTCTGCATACTGATGAGGCAATTCAAAATGCAGCTAAAATGCTAGGATTCCAGAGGGTTACTGAAAATTCAAAAACGATTTTTAATAAACAAATATCATTACTCCTGGAACAAGGATGGTTGCTGGAAAACAATAGGGTTCTTTCGATAGGGAAAAATATATAA
- a CDS encoding type II toxin-antitoxin system RelE family toxin yields MGSYKIEPRSSLEHDPGKVDRQFIPKVLNVIESLAENPFPVQSGKMKGSESSYRLRVGDYRIIYQVDTDNKRVIIYHVRHRRDAYKR; encoded by the coding sequence ATGGGCTCTTATAAGATTGAGCCGAGGAGTTCGTTAGAACATGATCCGGGAAAAGTTGATAGACAATTTATTCCAAAGGTTCTTAATGTTATTGAAAGTCTCGCGGAGAATCCTTTTCCAGTTCAATCCGGAAAAATGAAAGGCTCTGAGTCAAGCTATCGTTTACGAGTTGGAGATTATCGTATAATTTATCAAGTCGATACTGATAATAAGAGGGTAATTATTTATCATGTTCGACATAGAAGGGATGCTTATAAGAGGTAA